A window of Paenibacillus sp. 19GGS1-52 contains these coding sequences:
- a CDS encoding glycoside hydrolase family 130 protein, translating to MKEVQLIGNNLPNMPWQEKPEGHTNPLWRHDDNPVIKRNPAKGVARIFNSAVAAYEGSFLGVFRVEDNTTRPHLRMGYSADGLDWKIDDEPIHFIDEEGNPYMPRYAYDPRLVKVEDTYYIIWCTDFYGAAIGVAKTQDFKTFVSLENPFLPFNRNGVLFPKKINGNFVMLSRPSDSGHTPFGDVFLSESPDFVYWGKHRHVMSKGGQGWWQSVKIGGGPAPIETSEGWLMFYHGVTGTCNGLVYSMGAVILDINEPSKVKYRSKNFVLTPEEWYEERGFVNNVLFPCATLHDAETGRIAIYYGAADTYVGVAYTTIQEIVNYVIDTHEEVGDDAGLGKI from the coding sequence ATGAAAGAAGTACAGTTGATTGGAAATAACTTGCCGAATATGCCTTGGCAAGAGAAACCGGAAGGACACACGAATCCGCTCTGGAGACATGATGATAACCCGGTTATCAAGAGAAACCCGGCAAAGGGTGTTGCCCGCATCTTTAACAGTGCAGTTGCCGCATATGAAGGAAGCTTTCTCGGAGTATTCCGTGTCGAGGATAATACTACTCGTCCCCATCTGCGAATGGGATATAGTGCAGATGGCCTCGATTGGAAAATTGATGATGAGCCGATCCATTTTATTGATGAAGAAGGCAATCCTTATATGCCGCGGTATGCTTATGACCCACGGCTGGTTAAGGTGGAAGATACCTATTATATTATCTGGTGTACTGATTTCTATGGTGCTGCGATCGGCGTAGCCAAAACTCAAGACTTCAAAACATTTGTCAGCCTCGAAAATCCATTCCTGCCGTTTAACCGCAACGGTGTTCTTTTTCCTAAGAAAATCAATGGTAATTTCGTTATGTTGTCCCGTCCGAGCGACAGCGGCCACACTCCCTTCGGTGATGTGTTCCTGAGCGAAAGCCCTGACTTCGTCTACTGGGGTAAACACCGCCACGTAATGTCCAAAGGTGGTCAAGGCTGGTGGCAAAGTGTCAAAATCGGTGGTGGACCTGCTCCAATCGAAACCTCCGAAGGCTGGCTGATGTTCTATCATGGCGTTACAGGAACCTGCAATGGACTCGTCTACAGCATGGGTGCTGTAATTCTGGATATTAATGAGCCTTCCAAAGTGAAATACCGTTCCAAGAACTTTGTGCTGACCCCGGAGGAATGGTATGAAGAGAGAGGTTTCGTGAACAATGTTCTCTTCCCATGCGCTACCCTGCATGATGCCGAAACCGGCCGGATCGCCATCTATTATGGCGCTGCCGATACTTATGTAGGTGTTGCTTACACAACCATCCAAGAAATTGTCAACTACGTTATCGATACCCACGAAGAGGTTGGGGACGATGCTGGTTTGGGCAAAATCTAG
- a CDS encoding carbohydrate ABC transporter permease — translation MHNVKYTAASVFKYLTLILGALAALVPIVVVLFASLKTNTEYASTGPLTLPENWLNFSNYTKAFVDGKMLLGFKNTLIILVISIVGATLTGSMMAYILSRFKFRGSALLMGAFLVATLIPGVTTQVATFQIINSLELFNTRWAPILMYLGTDIIAVYIFMQFLDSISESLDESAMLDGASYWTIYWRIILPLLKPAIVTVIIVKGVNIYNDFYTPFLYMPKSDLQVISTALFKFKGPYGSQWEVICAAIMIAIIPTLVIFTSLQKYIYNGFSQGSVK, via the coding sequence ATGCATAATGTAAAATATACCGCAGCGAGTGTATTCAAATACCTCACCTTGATTTTGGGAGCGCTAGCCGCCTTGGTTCCGATCGTGGTTGTTTTGTTCGCATCCCTAAAGACCAACACGGAGTATGCTTCAACAGGACCGTTGACTTTGCCGGAGAACTGGTTGAACTTCTCGAACTATACCAAGGCTTTTGTCGATGGAAAAATGCTGCTTGGCTTTAAGAATACGCTCATTATTCTTGTCATTTCTATAGTCGGTGCGACTCTGACAGGTTCAATGATGGCCTATATTTTGTCCCGTTTTAAATTTAGAGGCAGTGCCTTGCTAATGGGTGCTTTTCTGGTAGCTACACTTATTCCGGGTGTCACTACCCAAGTGGCTACGTTCCAGATTATCAACTCATTGGAGCTGTTTAATACACGCTGGGCGCCCATATTGATGTATCTGGGAACAGATATTATCGCTGTTTATATTTTCATGCAATTCCTGGATTCTATTTCCGAATCGCTGGATGAATCGGCGATGCTGGATGGAGCCTCGTATTGGACCATTTATTGGAGAATTATATTGCCACTTCTGAAGCCGGCGATTGTGACAGTCATCATTGTAAAAGGCGTAAATATTTATAATGATTTCTATACACCATTTTTGTACATGCCGAAGAGTGATCTGCAAGTTATCTCTACTGCATTGTTCAAATTCAAAGGCCCTTACGGATCACAGTGGGAAGTCATTTGTGCCGCAATTATGATTGCAATTATTCCGACATTGGTTATCTTTACATCTTTGCAGAAGTATATTTATAACGGATTTTCGCAAGGTTCAGTGAAATAG
- a CDS encoding AI-2E family transporter, protein MLPLYKKYWRTFFDIGLIVLTVYLVMFAFSKLYQLAAPVFLSFFVFMLIEPLARLLNRRGLAKPFASAISVLLFLIVLLGTLFGAGLLIVSQVLHFQDNLPKYTYVVQQHFVELTTYLQHKIDSLPPDLTVKVNGYFKDATNLLSTWLIVFFKYMIGVLGSFSSFMANFGIAIILAFFLSMEIKDWRKIAHDQMPKTFKTAFAFLQGNVFKAIGSYLKAQLILISITFAIVLVGLFILRSGNEITMALVCAIFDVLPLLGVSTILIPWIVYLFIVGNTSLAIGLIILLVIVLVVRQLLEPKITGNSIGVSSAFLMLSFVILSTSAFGVAGLILSPILLILIKELLQQGYLQRWIFLPQEEFIVSPFATREHEEAHAPEESDNRSST, encoded by the coding sequence ATGCTGCCTCTCTACAAAAAATATTGGCGCACCTTCTTCGATATTGGACTAATTGTGCTTACTGTATATCTGGTCATGTTCGCCTTCAGTAAGCTGTACCAATTAGCCGCTCCGGTGTTCCTATCCTTCTTTGTATTTATGCTCATCGAACCACTGGCCCGTTTATTGAACCGAAGGGGACTGGCGAAACCTTTTGCTTCTGCCATATCCGTCCTGCTGTTTCTCATAGTGCTGCTCGGTACGCTATTTGGCGCTGGCCTCCTCATTGTTTCACAGGTTCTTCACTTTCAAGATAATCTTCCAAAATATACATATGTGGTCCAACAGCATTTTGTGGAACTCACAACTTATCTTCAGCATAAGATCGATAGCTTGCCGCCGGATCTAACCGTTAAGGTGAACGGATATTTCAAGGATGCTACCAATCTTCTTTCAACCTGGCTCATCGTTTTCTTCAAATATATGATCGGTGTTCTCGGCTCTTTCTCTTCCTTTATGGCTAATTTCGGAATCGCTATTATTTTGGCCTTTTTTCTCAGTATGGAGATTAAGGACTGGCGGAAAATCGCCCATGACCAAATGCCGAAGACTTTCAAGACTGCCTTTGCCTTCTTGCAGGGTAACGTATTTAAGGCGATCGGTTCTTATTTAAAAGCACAGCTGATTCTAATCAGCATTACTTTTGCCATTGTGCTGGTTGGCTTGTTTATTCTGCGAAGTGGTAACGAAATTACCATGGCTCTGGTCTGTGCCATCTTCGATGTGCTGCCGCTGCTGGGAGTATCAACTATTCTAATCCCTTGGATTGTCTATCTGTTTATCGTTGGCAATACCTCCCTTGCAATCGGCTTGATCATCCTGCTCGTAATTGTACTGGTTGTACGTCAACTGCTGGAGCCGAAAATTACCGGCAATTCCATTGGAGTTTCCTCAGCTTTTCTCATGCTCTCATTCGTCATTTTGTCCACATCCGCTTTTGGTGTAGCTGGATTAATCCTATCGCCCATTCTGCTTATCCTGATCAAAGAGCTGCTGCAGCAGGGTTATCTCCAGCGCTGGATCTTTCTGCCTCAAGAAGAGTTTATCGTCTCACCATTCGCGACTCGCGAACATGAGGAAGCTCATGCACCGGAAGAATCGGATAACAGATCCAGTACTTGA
- a CDS encoding methyl-accepting chemotaxis protein has protein sequence MKSKARRVSVLNRLHPSKSLGLRLFLVFFIATMVLVLSLGYTSYSVAKQTIERNALSSSQQTVVQTADKIDVVMQRFEDNLGQIFYNREIQDAFSKVNLEGSSSQEIAIQSSQIVTELNDGLSGVKGVQAVYLIPMKASLPIAVAGTKDSAFIEGARAASWFKQLQDKPQSLWLTQTVQKGDTSGVIHFAKSIEGITKDAGYIAVSDIKVSELESQLSKVNLGVDSYIQLLTSKDELIVSSLHQGSDSYLSLGGTLLNGVGQTSGSLPTVDEQGKSILAVYSTLASSGWRLLGVVPSENLFKDANRILQTTYIAVAAAAVVAILIGLWMVRMVSRPLTRLKDLMSEGAEGNLRVRTTVTSRDEIGQLSSSFNMMMERITELVTHTNETAREVLVTADALSIASHKTAESAKDIAAATEEIAGGAGSLALEADRGNGLTGEISEQMNTVLTATHEMDNMAHNVGQSSEEGVDKLQKLLVRTSLTGDMTNTLVRKVNELKETTTSVIKVLEVMKSITQQTNILSLNASIEASRAGEAGHGFMVVAREIRQLADQSKRNIAIVGDITDRIMIDMNDTVAALSEVAPLFKEQIISVQDTSNIFESVQEQMNHFIARLESVTMSIDGLNQSQGVLSETMSNVSAVAEQSSASSQEVASLSGEQQGVSTHLVELSVSLENASHKLREGLSKFRV, from the coding sequence TTGAAGTCCAAAGCAAGAAGAGTAAGCGTTCTAAATCGGCTGCACCCCTCCAAATCGTTGGGGTTGCGGCTCTTTCTCGTATTTTTTATTGCGACGATGGTGCTTGTGCTTTCACTGGGGTATACGTCTTATTCTGTTGCCAAGCAGACGATCGAGCGCAATGCTTTATCCTCCAGTCAGCAGACTGTTGTCCAGACTGCCGATAAGATTGATGTTGTAATGCAGCGGTTTGAGGACAATCTGGGGCAGATATTTTATAACCGAGAAATTCAGGATGCGTTCAGTAAAGTCAATCTTGAAGGTTCCAGCAGCCAAGAAATTGCGATACAGTCCAGCCAGATCGTGACTGAACTAAACGACGGGCTCTCCGGAGTCAAAGGTGTACAAGCTGTCTATCTTATACCTATGAAAGCAAGTTTGCCTATTGCTGTAGCGGGAACAAAGGATAGCGCTTTTATTGAAGGCGCAAGGGCCGCCTCTTGGTTTAAACAGCTGCAGGACAAGCCGCAAAGTCTATGGCTTACGCAAACCGTGCAAAAAGGAGATACTTCTGGAGTAATCCATTTTGCAAAATCGATTGAGGGCATTACCAAAGATGCAGGATACATAGCTGTCAGTGATATCAAGGTCAGTGAACTGGAGAGCCAGCTTAGTAAAGTGAATTTGGGAGTAGATTCCTATATTCAATTGCTAACTAGTAAGGATGAACTTATTGTTTCTTCCCTGCATCAAGGGAGTGACTCCTATTTGAGTTTAGGTGGAACGCTTCTGAATGGAGTGGGACAGACTTCGGGTTCTTTGCCGACAGTTGATGAGCAGGGCAAATCTATACTGGCGGTTTATAGTACATTAGCCAGCTCGGGCTGGAGACTGTTGGGCGTTGTGCCCTCTGAGAATCTGTTCAAAGATGCGAATCGCATTCTTCAGACCACTTATATAGCTGTAGCTGCTGCTGCGGTTGTTGCCATTCTGATTGGGCTGTGGATGGTCCGGATGGTCTCTCGACCTTTGACCCGCTTGAAGGATCTGATGTCTGAAGGGGCAGAAGGAAATCTTCGTGTGCGTACAACTGTTACTTCTCGCGATGAAATTGGGCAGCTGTCCTCTTCCTTCAATATGATGATGGAGCGTATTACAGAGCTGGTAACACATACGAATGAGACAGCGCGTGAGGTCTTAGTGACAGCAGATGCGCTTAGCATCGCATCACATAAGACTGCTGAATCAGCGAAAGACATTGCTGCTGCAACCGAAGAGATAGCCGGCGGCGCCGGCAGTCTGGCCTTGGAAGCGGATCGGGGCAATGGACTGACGGGAGAGATTTCCGAGCAGATGAATACGGTCCTCACTGCCACCCATGAGATGGATAACATGGCACATAACGTGGGGCAATCTAGTGAGGAAGGCGTCGATAAGCTGCAAAAGTTGCTGGTAAGAACGAGCTTGACTGGAGATATGACAAATACACTCGTGAGAAAAGTGAATGAACTGAAAGAAACCACGACCTCAGTAATAAAAGTTCTCGAGGTAATGAAAAGTATTACGCAGCAGACCAATATTTTGTCATTAAACGCAAGTATCGAAGCCTCTCGGGCGGGTGAAGCGGGACATGGCTTTATGGTGGTAGCTAGAGAAATACGCCAGCTTGCGGATCAATCTAAACGTAATATTGCTATTGTAGGGGACATAACAGACCGAATTATGATAGATATGAATGATACCGTGGCTGCTCTGTCGGAGGTAGCGCCGCTCTTTAAAGAGCAGATAATCTCGGTGCAGGATACAAGTAATATTTTCGAATCCGTTCAGGAGCAGATGAATCACTTTATTGCTCGTCTGGAGTCTGTGACAATGTCGATAGACGGTCTAAACCAATCACAAGGTGTGCTGTCGGAAACGATGAGCAATGTTAGTGCAGTAGCTGAACAATCTTCGGCATCTTCTCAGGAAGTAGCTTCCCTCAGTGGGGAGCAGCAAGGCGTAAGTACCCACCTGGTAGAGCTTTCCGTCAGTTTGGAGAATGCATCGCATAAGCTGAGAGAAGGATTATCGAAGTTCAGGGTTTAA
- a CDS encoding polysaccharide deacetylase family protein, with product MQTLLLWLFYISSFYAFIPGLISRIFGYRVFRKGTGSKEFALTFDDGPDPRFTPQLLDLLLRYNAKATFFVVGANAERYPELIQRMHAEGHLIGIHNYVHKTNWLMRPATVRRQIERTADIIYNITGERSTYYRPPWGIVNLFDISKRRQVQIVLWSAMFGDWREKLGSDRLTEKMLARLNPGEVMLLHDSGTTLGADPDAPEHMLVALERTLEVAQSRALRSIRIDEMIKMAENSPIQKLSFGKRLIVGLWLAWEQVFQFLFQLKTISPEDPFLHYRLRKYQGGPIKMEGDSLLNKGDKVIELHIDNRQLFELGIQSRSSAQLAIRMIRRMEKDMPVLAERIASDEGLAEAKALYGVSMINRGPEKFGFTVLDLPNGLFARSTKFYLSILLSVIHPAGGARLKERSELLVPKMILMPVSQLLDQMNQRASHEKTVKKRERKQEELALKESVVEAELPGVTLGH from the coding sequence ATGCAGACTTTGTTGCTCTGGTTATTTTATATTTCATCATTTTATGCTTTTATTCCTGGTCTTATCAGTCGAATTTTTGGGTATCGCGTCTTTCGTAAAGGAACTGGAAGTAAGGAATTTGCGCTGACCTTTGATGACGGGCCGGACCCCAGATTCACGCCTCAATTGCTCGATTTGCTTCTGCGTTATAATGCCAAGGCTACCTTTTTTGTAGTCGGTGCCAATGCGGAGCGCTATCCGGAACTAATTCAGCGCATGCATGCTGAGGGACACCTTATCGGGATTCATAACTACGTTCACAAGACGAACTGGCTGATGCGTCCTGCTACTGTGCGAAGACAGATTGAGCGGACCGCAGATATTATTTATAATATTACCGGTGAGCGCAGCACCTATTACCGTCCGCCCTGGGGGATTGTCAACCTGTTTGACATCTCTAAGCGCCGTCAGGTACAAATCGTGCTCTGGTCAGCGATGTTCGGTGACTGGCGTGAGAAGCTTGGTTCAGATCGGCTCACCGAGAAGATGTTAGCCAGACTGAATCCAGGCGAGGTTATGCTTTTGCATGATAGTGGTACAACGCTGGGTGCTGACCCGGATGCACCGGAGCACATGCTTGTTGCCTTGGAGCGAACGCTCGAAGTGGCCCAAAGTCGGGCGTTACGCAGTATTCGTATCGATGAAATGATCAAGATGGCGGAGAATTCACCGATTCAGAAGCTTTCCTTTGGGAAACGTCTGATCGTAGGACTCTGGCTGGCTTGGGAGCAGGTATTTCAATTTCTTTTTCAACTCAAAACCATCTCTCCAGAAGACCCCTTTCTGCACTATCGGTTACGAAAGTATCAAGGCGGGCCTATTAAAATGGAGGGTGACAGTCTTCTGAACAAAGGTGATAAGGTTATTGAGCTGCATATTGATAATCGCCAGCTGTTCGAGCTGGGCATTCAATCGCGTTCTTCTGCGCAGCTAGCGATTCGGATGATCCGTCGGATGGAGAAAGATATGCCGGTACTCGCGGAGAGAATAGCCAGTGACGAAGGCCTTGCAGAGGCGAAGGCACTTTACGGTGTCAGCATGATCAATCGGGGGCCGGAGAAATTTGGCTTTACGGTACTAGATCTGCCGAACGGCTTGTTCGCCCGCTCTACCAAGTTCTATCTAAGTATATTGTTAAGTGTCATTCATCCGGCAGGTGGAGCACGGCTTAAGGAGCGGAGCGAGCTGCTTGTGCCGAAGATGATCCTGATGCCGGTCTCGCAACTGCTGGATCAGATGAATCAGCGGGCTTCACATGAGAAGACAGTGAAGAAACGTGAGCGCAAGCAAGAAGAACTGGCACTCAAGGAATCTGTAGTGGAAGCTGAACTGCCGGGTGTTACACTGGGACATTGA
- a CDS encoding sugar ABC transporter permease yields MFKLSDMSYKNQRILIILLFSLVPIVLLFTFAYLPVIKMFQYSFTNWNGLSKTMEYVGFDNYKTIFTKPEYFAVFKVSLYYFFATFVQMGLALYFATILSFNVRMKNLFKGILFFPTLLNGVAIGFIFLFFFKPDGTLDTILQMIGLESLQQKWLLNPKLINISLAGASLWRYMGMNFIIFLGAISSIGKDIYEASDIDGANRWHQFRHIILPSIRRILQLNLILAVSGAIGVFEIPYVMTGGSNGSGTFVIQTVDLAFKYSKLGLASAMAVVLLGIVLIVTVLQRVLIKEEA; encoded by the coding sequence GTGTTCAAATTATCCGATATGAGCTATAAAAATCAACGGATTCTTATTATACTGTTATTTTCTTTGGTGCCAATAGTGCTGCTATTCACCTTTGCTTATCTTCCAGTAATCAAAATGTTCCAGTACAGCTTTACGAATTGGAATGGACTCAGCAAGACGATGGAATATGTAGGTTTTGACAACTATAAGACAATCTTTACGAAACCTGAGTATTTTGCTGTATTTAAAGTCAGTTTGTACTATTTCTTCGCCACCTTTGTCCAAATGGGACTCGCCCTATATTTTGCAACGATTCTCAGCTTTAATGTTCGGATGAAAAATCTGTTCAAAGGCATTCTCTTCTTCCCCACGCTGCTGAATGGTGTAGCCATCGGCTTTATTTTCCTGTTCTTCTTCAAACCTGATGGAACACTGGACACGATCCTGCAGATGATTGGACTGGAAAGCCTGCAGCAGAAATGGCTGCTGAATCCGAAGCTTATCAATATCTCGCTCGCGGGAGCTTCCCTGTGGAGATATATGGGGATGAACTTTATTATTTTTCTCGGAGCTATCTCTTCCATCGGCAAGGATATTTATGAAGCCTCCGATATCGACGGTGCCAACCGATGGCATCAATTCAGACATATTATTCTTCCAAGCATCAGACGTATCCTGCAATTAAATCTGATCCTCGCGGTCAGTGGCGCGATTGGTGTGTTTGAAATTCCTTATGTTATGACCGGTGGTTCCAACGGAAGTGGCACGTTTGTTATTCAGACTGTAGATTTGGCTTTTAAGTATAGTAAGCTTGGTCTTGCTTCGGCCATGGCTGTAGTTCTGCTGGGCATCGTCCTTATAGTGACCGTTCTGCAGCGTGTTCTGATTAAGGAGGAGGCTTAG
- a CDS encoding alpha/beta fold hydrolase: MANDMTLPQLKEYKGSSVRPEGFDLFWERALQELDAQTLDYELVPAEFVSELAECYHLYFTGVGGARIHCKYVRPKKTVTEKGPGVVMFHGYSCDSGDWMEKVTYAAHGISVLAMDCRGQGGLSEDNLIVKGTTIRGHIIRGIDDPNPDNLYYRNVFLDTAQTARILMSMEEVDPARVGAFGLSQGGALTVACAALEPRIALAVPVYPFLSDYKRAWDLDITTSAYEEINYYFRFFDPHHLREDEIFNRLGFIDIQNLAERIQAKVLWVTGLADTICPPSTQFAAYNKITASKELMVYYEYGHEYLPYLGDRALQAFMTL; this comes from the coding sequence TTGGCCAACGATATGACACTACCACAACTAAAAGAATATAAAGGGAGCAGTGTGAGACCAGAGGGTTTTGACCTGTTCTGGGAGCGGGCCTTGCAGGAACTGGACGCTCAGACACTAGATTATGAGCTGGTGCCAGCTGAATTTGTAAGTGAACTGGCGGAATGTTATCATCTGTATTTTACCGGAGTAGGTGGTGCGAGAATACACTGTAAATATGTAAGACCAAAGAAGACGGTGACTGAAAAAGGACCCGGTGTAGTCATGTTCCACGGATACTCCTGCGACAGCGGAGACTGGATGGAGAAAGTAACCTATGCGGCGCATGGAATCAGTGTGCTGGCGATGGATTGCCGGGGTCAGGGTGGCTTGTCTGAGGATAATCTTATCGTAAAGGGCACGACCATTCGTGGTCACATTATTCGCGGCATCGATGATCCTAATCCGGACAACCTGTACTATCGCAATGTATTTCTGGATACAGCGCAGACTGCCAGAATTCTAATGTCGATGGAAGAGGTAGATCCAGCACGAGTGGGTGCCTTTGGTTTGTCTCAGGGTGGGGCATTGACGGTTGCTTGTGCAGCTCTTGAACCACGTATAGCGTTAGCTGTGCCGGTCTATCCCTTTCTCTCCGATTACAAACGGGCTTGGGATCTGGATATTACGACCTCGGCTTATGAGGAAATCAACTATTACTTCCGTTTTTTTGATCCGCATCATTTGCGTGAGGATGAGATTTTTAACCGACTTGGATTTATTGATATTCAGAATCTGGCTGAACGAATCCAAGCTAAGGTCTTATGGGTGACCGGTTTAGCGGACACAATCTGCCCACCCTCCACCCAATTTGCAGCATACAACAAAATCACAGCGTCAAAGGAACTTATGGTTTATTATGAATACGGTCATGAGTATCTTCCATATCTTGGTGATAGAGCCCTCCAAGCATTCATGACCTTGTAA
- a CDS encoding penicillin-binding protein 2 — protein MRNFTRKRIFGGFLILSATLAVLILRLAWLQLVMKDQTVPGAKYSLAKMAEIQSERETVLDSGRGRLYDRNGKPLAGETVWTAAFFPQEELRKATAQEEIQSGPLHRLAVILGVSYEELQDRRSALKEPLLWPSQSAEHPLALTPSQAEEVSALGIDGVSVLPFARRYDGNSTGRQWLGYLSEAVATSESEVSPTGLRIPLTGTDGLEKTLEPLLRGVGHTEAYTQVDARGNRLPGSPIKVRAPGNPYYPLSLYTTIDKNLQEGIEKLAVKAGMKEGAVVVLDTQTGDIEAMVSLPFYNPDQISPRGGEWNNRALQAAIPGSIFKIVTAAAALEAGVTTPQEQFYCSGQYEKYGLSCLKGIGHGPLTLAQGFAVSCNTVFAELAERLSGAQLQSAALALGLGRDISWQAEETLGQPLLKPLAGEQPGTIFMSLLPDDSGTRVQTAIGQRDVKVTPLQAANLIVTLLHGGEVRAPRILQKVSFANGQILKQLPGHLAPSLAGRISAATAHQLLTWMRKVVTEGTGSRLQHTHWPVAGKSGTAQTLVKGVPRNNQWFIGYGPVDHPRYAVSVAVENVSPGGPHTATKLFGQVLDLLSDSSGA, from the coding sequence TTGCGTAACTTCACCCGTAAACGTATATTTGGTGGATTTCTTATTTTGTCTGCCACACTAGCAGTGTTGATCCTGAGATTGGCTTGGCTCCAATTGGTGATGAAGGATCAGACAGTTCCGGGAGCCAAATATTCATTGGCTAAGATGGCAGAGATTCAGAGTGAGCGGGAGACCGTACTGGATAGCGGGCGGGGTCGTCTCTATGACCGGAACGGTAAACCACTAGCCGGAGAAACAGTCTGGACTGCAGCTTTTTTTCCGCAGGAGGAGCTCAGGAAGGCGACGGCCCAAGAGGAAATTCAGTCCGGACCGCTGCACCGTCTTGCTGTGATCTTAGGTGTTAGCTACGAAGAATTGCAGGACAGACGTTCCGCCCTGAAGGAACCTCTGCTATGGCCCTCACAATCTGCAGAGCACCCCTTGGCACTTACACCGTCGCAAGCTGAAGAGGTGAGCGCACTAGGGATTGATGGTGTAAGTGTGCTGCCTTTTGCCCGCCGATATGACGGCAATTCAACAGGGCGGCAATGGCTTGGATATTTGTCTGAGGCGGTTGCCACATCGGAGAGTGAAGTTTCACCAACAGGTCTTAGAATTCCATTGACAGGCACTGATGGATTGGAGAAAACACTGGAGCCGCTGCTCCGGGGAGTGGGTCATACTGAGGCTTATACCCAGGTAGATGCGCGAGGCAATCGACTGCCGGGAAGCCCGATTAAAGTAAGGGCACCAGGTAATCCTTATTATCCCTTGTCTTTGTACACAACGATTGATAAGAACCTGCAGGAGGGGATTGAGAAACTGGCAGTCAAGGCGGGCATGAAAGAGGGTGCAGTAGTGGTGCTGGATACTCAAACCGGGGATATTGAGGCTATGGTATCTTTGCCCTTCTATAATCCTGACCAAATCTCTCCACGGGGTGGGGAGTGGAATAATCGGGCTCTGCAGGCTGCAATACCTGGATCTATCTTCAAAATCGTAACTGCAGCGGCTGCCCTGGAGGCTGGAGTAACCACACCCCAAGAGCAATTTTACTGCTCGGGACAATATGAGAAATATGGCTTGTCTTGTCTCAAAGGAATAGGGCATGGGCCGCTTACGCTTGCCCAAGGGTTCGCTGTATCCTGTAATACTGTATTTGCTGAGCTTGCGGAACGCCTCAGCGGAGCACAGTTGCAATCGGCTGCGCTGGCGCTTGGGCTGGGGAGAGATATCAGCTGGCAGGCTGAGGAGACGCTAGGACAACCACTGCTGAAACCGCTGGCTGGCGAGCAGCCGGGCACCATCTTTATGTCTCTGCTTCCCGATGACAGTGGAACCAGAGTGCAAACGGCGATTGGCCAGCGGGATGTAAAGGTGACACCGCTTCAGGCGGCTAATCTGATCGTGACGCTGCTGCACGGTGGGGAAGTAAGGGCACCGCGCATTCTGCAGAAAGTGAGCTTTGCCAATGGTCAGATTCTGAAGCAGCTGCCAGGTCATCTGGCGCCCTCTTTGGCAGGGAGAATATCTGCGGCTACTGCGCACCAGCTTCTTACATGGATGCGCAAGGTGGTTACAGAGGGTACTGGGAGCCGTCTGCAGCACACTCACTGGCCGGTTGCCGGCAAGTCGGGGACGGCCCAGACATTAGTCAAGGGTGTGCCGCGCAACAATCAGTGGTTTATTGGTTACGGTCCAGTAGATCATCCAAGGTATGCAGTGTCGGTAGCCGTGGAGAATGTGTCCCCAGGAGGTCCTCATACCGCGACGAAGCTGTTTGGTCAAGTACTGGATCTGTTATCCGATTCTTCCGGTGCATGA